Proteins co-encoded in one Ananas comosus cultivar F153 linkage group 15, ASM154086v1, whole genome shotgun sequence genomic window:
- the LOC109721289 gene encoding protein UXT homolog codes for MDEIRLRQEKVEKFEGFVDRRLKPDLVNAIAQRDKVLQQQKVFSDLKRNIENLEQNGVTSFQSMVNLGSEVYMQADVPDTRRIFVDIGLGFHVEFTWSEALEFISVREARLAREIEEYTHLIANIKAQIKLVCEGIRELLQIPAE; via the exons ATGGACGAGATCCGCCTCCGCCAAGAGAAGGTCGAGAAGTTCGAGGGGTTCGTTGACCGCCGCCTCAAGCCCGATCTCGTCAACGCCATCGCCCAACG GGATAAGGTGCTTCAGCAGCAAAAGGTCTT CTCCGATCTGAAGCGGAACATTGAGAACCTAGAGCAGAATGGGGTGACCTCCTTTCAGTCCATGGTCAATCTCGGATCTGAAGTTTACATGCAAGCAGACGT GCCTGATACACGCCGCATATTTGTAGACATTGGTTTGGGTTTTCATGTAGAATTCACTTGGTCAGAAGCACTGGAGTTCATCTCAGTGAGGGAGGCAAGGTTGGCCAG AGAAATAGAGGAATATACACACCTTATTGCAAACATCAAAGCGCAGATCAAGTTG GTATGTGAAGGCATCCGAGAGTTACTTCAGATACCAGCTGAATGA
- the LOC109721631 gene encoding probable WRKY transcription factor 3: MSSPVGGGGGGGGLERRGGGGGGGGGGGGGGGLVRFGQNRPTSLAVTQPPVFMIPPGLSPATLLDSPAFLSPMGNFGMSHQQALAQVTAQAAHSQFKIHSQPEYPSLLSIPATTCTIHHNTSAVNMAPIPDISTLSTNSNNTKLESAEASQADQRFQPAHVVDKPADDGYNWRKYGQKMVKGSEYPRSYYKCTNPNCPVKKKVERSVDGQITEIIYKGQHNHLRPPNRRSKEGGALQSESEEFNENAEKTGISNDNLLASSIGKRDREPSYGTHEQLSGSSDSEEVGGGEVKADEADNEEPDAKRRNIATSSQRALTEPRIIVQTTSEVDLLDDGYRWRKYGQKVVKGNPHPRSYYKCTYAGCNVRKHIERASTDPRAVITTYEGKHNHDVPAARSSSHSIASASVSSSGLQNRGQNTHNQASLNRTDFGSRDHRAAAVLQLKEENDIT; this comes from the exons ATGAGCTCCCCTGTGggaggtggcggtggtggtggtggattGGAGAgaagaggtggtggaggaggaggagggggaggagggggaggaggaggaggattggTTAGGTTTGGGCAGAACCGGCCGACGAGCCTTGCGGTGACGCAGCCGCCGGTGTTCATGATACCGCCGGGGCTCAGCCCGGCGACGTTGCTTGATTCCCCGGCTTTCCTTTCGCCTATG gGAAACTTTGGAATGTCCCATCAGCAGGCCCTAGCACAAGTAACAGCCCAGGCTGCTCACTCTCAGTTCAAAATCCATTCTCAACCAGAGTACCCGTCTTTGCTTTCAATTCCAGCAACAACTTGCACAATACATCATAATACCTCTGCTGTTAATATGGCACCGATACCCGATATATCGACTCTATCTACAAATAGTAATAATACCAAACTCGAATCAGCTGAGGCCTCTCAAGCTGATCAAAGGTTCCAACCTGCTCATGTTGTCGATAAGCCAGCTGATGACGGCTATAATTGGAGGAAGTACGGGCAGAAAATGGTTAAGGGCAGTGAGTACCCAAGAAGTTATTATAAATGTACCAATCCCAACTGTCCAGTTAAGAAAAAGGTCGAGCGATCTGTAGATGGCCAAATAACTGAGATAATTTACAAAGGCCAACACAATCACCTGCGACCCCCAAATAGGCGATCGAAAGAAGGTGGTGCTCTCCAAAGTGAGTCAGAGGAGTTTAATGAGAATGCAGAAAAGACTGGCATTTCTAATGATAATCTATTAGCTTCTTCAATTGGTAAGAGAGATCGAGAACCAAGCTATGGGACCCACGAGCAGTTGTCTGGTTCAAGTGATAGTGAGGAGGTTGGTGGTGGTGAAGTGAAAGCAGATGAAGCAGATAATGAAGAGCCGGATGCTAAAAGAAG AAATATAGCAACTTCTTCGCAAAGGGCATTGACTGAGCCTAGGATCATTGTGCAAACAACTAGCGAGGTTGATCTTTTGGATGATGGTTATAGGTGGCGCAAATACGGGCAGAAAGTGGTGAAAGGAAACCCTCACCCAAG GAGTTATTACAAGTGCACCTATGCAGGCTGCAATGTGAGGAAGCATATCGAGAGAGCTTCAACGGACCCCAGGGCAGTCATAACGACCTATGAGGGGAAACATAATCATGATGTACCAGCTGCTAGAAGCAGTAGCCACAGCATAGCTTCCGCTTCTGTTTCTTCAAGTGGCTTACAAAATAGAGGGCAAAATACTCACAACCAGGCTTCCCTTAATAGAACAGACTTCGGCAGTAGGGATCATCGAGCGGCCGCTGTTCTACAGTTGAAAGAAGAGAATGATATAACATGA
- the LOC109721688 gene encoding probable protein S-acyltransferase 22, whose protein sequence is MRKHGWELPYHPLQVVAIAVFLALGFAFYVFFVPFVGKKLFQYVVMGLYTPLITCVFLLYIWCAATDPGDPGVFKSKKYVKEVDNGKQTHNKESGQVVSNSELHTATTGEKAVPEGLSTVAATDKSYDQKEGESSSSCSRAFLALFFLCRPLCFLGNLCHSHEQSSEQQMSEDGMFFCSLCEVEVLKYSKHCRVCDKCVDGFDHHCRWLNNCIGRRNYRRFFILMIFALLLLILEWSVGVLVLILCFLKRKEYSAEIVSKLGSSFSLLPFVIVVASCTLLAMVATLPLAQLFFFHILLIKKGITTYDYIIALREQEQQQDVAGHQSPQMSQVSSITGLSSASSFGTFHRGSWCTPPRLFLEDQFDVVPPEIGTSVNSTGKKIREEEKPRRKAAGTVKISPWTLARLNADEVSKAAAEARKKSRVLQPINRRDVTPLGHETDNSYRSSSNRTIPRPDNKRRVNKRGKIPTEPSFEPLAKISASATDTNGSELGPETSTNLAPLQLEARSAFRPSRTASARNTVISSPESSLESPDLHPFRISSGAEDAQGLSSMQVPGSNAATQKGIEFSRSTSDGYEASGGEDSDRIPSRIVHRSANWANVMLSSGRGEMKSDQKGSSSGGLLSNARVP, encoded by the exons ATGAGGAAGCATGGGTGGGAACTTCCTTACCATCCTCTCCAG GTGGTGGCAATAGCGGTGTTTCTGGCTCTAGGGTTTGCTTTCTATGTGTTCTTTGTCCCCTTTGTGGGGAAGAAGCTCTTCCAGTATGTGGTGATGGGGCTCTACACTCCTTTG ATTACATGTGTCTTCCTGTTGTACATCTGGTGTGCCGCAACGGATCCCGGGGACCCTGGTGTTTTCAAATCGAAGAAGTATGTGAAAGAAGTTGACAATGGAAAACAGACTCATAATAAGGAATCAGGACAAGTAGTTTCAAACAGTGAATTACATACGGCAACAACTGGAGAAAAGGCTGTTCCTGAGGGCCTCAGCACTGTTGCTGCTACTGACAAATCATATGATCAAAAGGAGGGGGAGAGTTCATCTAGCTGCAGTAGAGCTTTTCTGGCCCTGTTTTTCCTATGCCGTCCTCTTTGTTTTCTGGGCAATTTGTGCCATTCACATGAACAGTCCTCTGAACAGCAAATGAGTGAAGACGGCATGTTTTTCTGCAGCCTATGTGAAGTGGAG GTTTTGAAGTACAGTAAGCACTGTAGGGTTTGCGACAAATGTGTTGATGGATTTGATCATCACTGCAGA TGGCTCAACAATTGTATAGGAAGAAGGAACTATAGAAGGTTCTTCATCCTCATGATTTTTGCGCTTCTCTTG CTTATACTGGAATGGTCAGTGGGAGTGCTTGTGCTGATTCTCTGCTTCCTCAAGCGGAAGGAATACTCTGCGGAGATCGTTTCAAAGCTAGGAAGCAGCTTTTCTCTTCTGCCTTTTGTTATTGTAGTG GCATCCTGCACCTTACTGGCAATGGTTGCAACACTACCACTCGCTCAGCTTTTCTTCTTTCACATTCTTCTTATTAAGAAG GGCATTACTACATACGACTACATCATAGCTTTAAGAGAGCAAGAGCAGCAACAAGATGTTGCTGGCCACCAAAGTCCGCAGATGTCTCAGGTGAGCTCTATCACGGGGCTTAGCAGTGCTAGTTCTTTTGGCACATTTCACCGTGGCTCATGGTGCACCCCTCCTAGATTATTCCTTGAAGATCAG TTTGATGTTGTTCCTCCTGAGATTGGCACATCTGTAAATTCCACTGGAAAGAAGATAAGGGAAGAAGAAAAACCCAGGAGAAAAGCTGCGGGAACCGTGAAAATTAGCCCTTGGACTCTGGCCCGTCTTAATGCAGATGAGGTTTCGAAAGCGGCGGCAGAAGCAAGAAAGAAATCCAGAGTTCTTCAACCAATTAATAGACGAGATGTTACTCCTCTTGGCCATGAAACAGATAATAGCTACAGAAGTTCAAGTAACCGAACAATTCCGAGACCTGATAACAAAAGGCGAGTGAACAAAAGAGGAAAGATCCCCACTGAACCGTCTTTCGAACCATTGGCAAAAATATCAGCCAGTGCTACTGATACGAATGGCAGTGAACTTGGACCAGAAACTTCGACCAACTTAGCCCCACTCCAGCTTGAAGCGAGAAGTGCTTTTCGACCGAGCAGAACAGCTTCCGCTAGAAATACTGTCATTTCTTCTCCAGAAAGTAGCTTGGAGTCTCCTGATTTACACCCATTTCGCATTTCTTCAGGAGCTGAAGATGCACAAGGTCTATCTTCGATGCAGGTTCCAGGAAGTAATGCTGCTACACAGAAGGGGATTGAATTTTCGAGATCAACTAGTGATGGGTACGAAGCTTCAGGGGGTGAAGATAGTGACCGGATCCCTTCACGAATTGTTCACAGATCGGccaattgggctaatgtcatgcTCAGTTCCGGTCGTGGTGAGATGAAGAGCGACCAAAAGGGATCATCCTCTGGAGGGCTTTTAAGTAACGCTAGAGTGCCCTAA
- the LOC109721732 gene encoding vesicle transport protein GOT1-like encodes MVSFEMNDRKKIGLGLTGFGIFFSFLGIMFFFDKGLLAMGNILFLSGVMLTIGLKSTMQFFTKRKNYKGTISFGVGFFLVLIGWPVFGMILESYGFIVLFSGFWPTLAVFLQRIPVIGWLFQQPFVTSFFDRYRGKRVPV; translated from the exons ATGGTTTCATTTGAGATGaatgatcggaaaa AGATTGGGCTAGGTTTGACAGGATTTGGAATATTCTTCTCATTCTTGGGGATCATGTTCTTCTTTGATAAGGGTCTCCTAGCCATGGGAAAT ATCCTTTTCCTGTCAGGTGTGATGCTGACCATAGGGCTGAAATCCACCATGCAATTCTTCACCAAGCGTAAGAACTACAAG GGTACTATCTCATTTGGAGTTGGCTTTTTTCTGGTCCTGATTGGATGGCCAGTATTTGGCATGATTTTGGAGTCATATGGTTTCATCGTGCTTTTCAG TGGTTTCTGGCCCACACTCGCGGTCTTCTTGCAGAGGATTCCTGTTATTGGCTGGCTTTTCCAACAGCCATTTGTAACATCG TTCTTTGATCGCTATCGAGGCAAACGAGTACCAGTGTAG